In the genome of bacterium, the window TTACGGATATATCAACAAGACCGGGGAATCCATCTGGGAACCGGTGGAATAGATAGCCCCTGCGATGGAATTAAAAAAACCGCTCAGCTGTCTGCCGAGCGGTTTTTTATTCTTTTCGGGATCAACCCCGGGTGATCCTTTTTACCATCACTATCCCGGCCTGCCAGCCTCCGGCAAAATTCTGGCTGATCTTGTCTCCAAACAGGTTCAGCAGGGTGCCCACCGGGTGGGACCTTTCCTCCCTTAGTTTCAAGGCCAGGGGCAGGGTAAATATCCTGGCCAGCGAGGAAAAGGCAAAGAGCAGATGGAAGTTGATCAGGGTATGCCCCAGCAGCACGAATTTGAAATCATGCAGGGCGTTGGCCAGCCAGCCCCCGGCCAGAGATGCCAGGAATACGGCGAACCCGGTGGCCACGGTATAGATGGAAAGGTAGGAGGTCCGG includes:
- a CDS encoding MFS transporter — protein: LYSIVAGILNLSTQPLWGKIIDKLGNRPVLIFNLVGIFLLPLFWLFATPSFYLPIWVDAFLTGFFWPGFTLAGFNLLLLTAPEQNRTSYLSIYTVATGFAVFLASLAGGWLANALHDFKFVLLGHTLINFHLLFAFSSLARIFTLPLALKLREERSHPVGTLLNLFGDKISQNFAGGWQAGIVMVKRITRG